A genomic window from Phocoena sinus isolate mPhoSin1 chromosome 20, mPhoSin1.pri, whole genome shotgun sequence includes:
- the LOC116745504 gene encoding cytochrome b561 isoform X2 — MDSPARPAPAPAALLYYVAFSQLLGLAVVATTGTWLGVYRGGIAWESALQFNVHPLCMIIGLVFLQGDALLVYRVFRNEAKRTTKVLHGLLHVFAFVIALVGLVAVFDFHRKKGYADLYSLHSWCGILVFVLFFVQWLMGFSFFLFPGASFSLRSRYRPQHLFLGGAIFLLSVGTALLGLKEALLFELGTKYSKFEPEGVLANVLGLLLAAFGAVVLYILTRADWKRPLQAEEQALSMDFKTLTEGDSPSSQ, encoded by the exons ATGGACAGCCCTGCCCGCCCAGCACCTGCCCCTGCGGCCCTGCTTTACTATGTGGCCTTCTCCCAGCTGCTGGGCCTGGCTGTGGTGGCCACGACTGGCACCTGGCTCGGTGTGTACCGAGGAGGCATCGCCTGGGAGAGTGCCCTGCAGTTCAACGTGCATCCTCTCTGCATGATCATAGGCCTGGTCTTCTTGCAGGGAGATG CCCTGCTGGTTTACCGCGTCTTCAGGAATGAGGCCAAACGCACCACCAAAGTTCTGCACGGGCTGCTGCACGTCTTCGCCTTCGTCATCGCCCTGGTGG GCCTGGTGGCGGTGTTCGACTTCCACAGGAAGAAAGGCTACGCCGACCTGTACAGCCTGCACAGCTGGTGTGGCATTCTGGTCTTCGTCCTCTTCTTTGTGCAG tggctcatgggctttagctTCTTCCTGTTCCCCGGCGCGTCGTTTTCTCTGCGGAGCCGCTACCGGCCGCAGCACCTCTTCCTTGGCGGCGCCATCTTCCTCCTCTCGGTGGGCACCGCCCTGCTGGGCCTGAAGGAGGCGCTGCTGTTCGAGCTCGG GACCAAGTACAGCAAGTTCGAGCCCGAGGGCGTCCTGGCCAACGTGCTGGGCCTGCTGCTGGCCGCCTTCGGCGCGGTCGTGCTCTACATCCTGACCCGCGCCGACTGGAAGCGGCCCCTCCAGGCGGAAGAGCAAGCGCTCTCCATGGACTTCAAGACGCTGACGGAGGGCGACAGCCCCAGCTCCCAGTGA
- the LOC116745504 gene encoding cytochrome b561 isoform X1: MDSPARPAPAPAALLYYVAFSQLLGLAVVATTGTWLGVYRGGIAWESALQFNVHPLCMIIGLVFLQGDALLVYRVFRNEAKRTTKVLHGLLHVFAFVIALVGLVAVFDFHRKKGYADLYSLHSWCGILVFVLFFVQDQVQQVRARGRPGQRAGPAAGRLRRGRALHPDPRRLEAAPPGGRASALHGLQDADGGRQPQLPVTRAPCHPVLSAEAVSAVSGPRQVSVPHPPRLRGWGSPPPLALISGVQAPSAFPSSLLLQPPLPSC, translated from the exons ATGGACAGCCCTGCCCGCCCAGCACCTGCCCCTGCGGCCCTGCTTTACTATGTGGCCTTCTCCCAGCTGCTGGGCCTGGCTGTGGTGGCCACGACTGGCACCTGGCTCGGTGTGTACCGAGGAGGCATCGCCTGGGAGAGTGCCCTGCAGTTCAACGTGCATCCTCTCTGCATGATCATAGGCCTGGTCTTCTTGCAGGGAGATG CCCTGCTGGTTTACCGCGTCTTCAGGAATGAGGCCAAACGCACCACCAAAGTTCTGCACGGGCTGCTGCACGTCTTCGCCTTCGTCATCGCCCTGGTGG GCCTGGTGGCGGTGTTCGACTTCCACAGGAAGAAAGGCTACGCCGACCTGTACAGCCTGCACAGCTGGTGTGGCATTCTGGTCTTCGTCCTCTTCTTTGTGCAG GACCAAGTACAGCAAGTTCGAGCCCGAGGGCGTCCTGGCCAACGTGCTGGGCCTGCTGCTGGCCGCCTTCGGCGCGGTCGTGCTCTACATCCTGACCCGCGCCGACTGGAAGCGGCCCCTCCAGGCGGAAGAGCAAGCGCTCTCCATGGACTTCAAGACGCTGACGGAGGGCGACAGCCCCAGCTCCCAGTGACGCGCGCCCCGTGCCATCCCGTCCTGTCCGCCGAGGCGGTCTCCGCCGTTTCGGGGCCCCGACAGGTGTCTGTCCCGCACCCGCCGAGGCTCCGGGGGTGGGGCAGCCCTCCTCCCTTAGCGCTGATTTCCGGGGTTCAGGCCCCCTCCGCTTTCCCCTCCtcgctgctgctgcagccgccGCTGCCGTCGTGTTAG